ATCATCGTAAATACAGGCAAGAAACTGATAACTGTAGTTGATACGGCCGTAACGACCGCCCCACTTACCTCCGAAACTGCATTAAAGATAACTTCTTTAGTCTTTTCTTTTGCTTTCTCTAAATGTTTTAAAATATTCTCCATTACCACAATACCCATATCAACAATAGTTCCGATAGCAATGGCAATTCCTGACAATGCAACAATATTCGCATCCACTTTGAATAATTTCATACCTACAAATACCATGAGCACGGTAAGAGGCAGCATGCTGGAAATAAGTAATGATGTACGAAAATGCATAACCATCACCAATATCACAATGATGGTAATCAATATTTCATCCTGCAATGCATGTTTCAATGTGCCTAATGTTTCATAGATAAGCCCTGTACGGTCGTAAAATGGTACGACTGTCACTTGACTTACGGTTCCATCTGGCAAGGTCTTTTTGGGTAATCCCAGGGCAATTTCTTTTATTTTTTCTTTAACACTTTTAATTGTTGCCAGTGGATTCTCCCCATATCGCGCCACCACAACACCGCCTACTGCCTCGGCACCTTCTTTATCTAAAACACCTCTTCTAAGTGCTGGCCCCAATGCAACATGGGCAACATCCTTGATATAAATGGGTACATTATTAAGGGATTTAACTACGGTATATTCAATATCATCCAATGATTTGATAAAGCCCAAACCGCGCACCATGTATTCTACTCGATTCACTTCAATCGTACGGGCACCCACATCCAAGTTGGATTGACGAACGGCATTAAATACATCGATCAATTGAATGCCGTGTTCCCGCATGGCGATGGGATCAA
This portion of the Candidatus Neomarinimicrobiota bacterium genome encodes:
- a CDS encoding efflux RND transporter permease subunit gives rise to the protein MLDKLIHYCLNNKLVVGIFLSTMVVWGTMVSPFDLKISALPRDPIPVDAIPDIGENQQIVFTKWSGRSPQDIEDQVTYPLTTALLGLPDVKTVRSFSMFGFSTIYVIFNEEVEFYWSRSRILEKLNSLPSGTLPQGVQPSLGPDATALGQVFWYTLEGQDVDGNSTGGWDLQELRSIQDWTVRYALQSADGVAEVASIGGFVKEYQIDVDPIAMREHGIQLIDVFNAVRQSNLDVGARTIEVNRVEYMVRGLGFIKSLDDIEYTVVKSLNNVPIYIKDVAHVALGPALRRGVLDKEGAEAVGGVVVARYGENPLATIKSVKEKIKEIALGLPKKTLPDGTVSQVTVVPFYDRTGLIYETLGTLKHALQDEILITIIVILVMVMHFRTSLLISSMLPLTVLMVFVGMKLFKVDANIVALSGIAIAIGTIVDMGIVVMENILKHLEKAKEKTKEVIFNAVSEVSGAVVTAVSTTVISFLPVFTM